In Thalassotalea sp. Sam97, a single window of DNA contains:
- a CDS encoding murein hydrolase activator EnvC — translation MSNNASIIKLKNIWRTVVVLCAVLPWLGFASQTQQQATKEDLNDIKQQIKSQQQQLKSNDQERQKVEEQLKQDDLLIAQLATKLRATQNQQQQTKQRLAELNTQQKQLVEQKHQQEQLLAEQLRSAYSAGHHDYIKLLLNQQKPEQVQRTLTYYQYLNDARISSISNFTELLEKINQVEQQQQQQAQQLQKLIEQQQQQRQLLVQKQTQRQTTLDELSAQITTSKQRLKKLEGEEKSLIRTLAKIQASLREQNEFNGLSKLKRKLKWPVKGRVAHAFGSRKQGYLRWKGVLMHAPVGRQVNAIHNGTVLFADWLKGYGLVIVIDHGDGYMSLYGHNQALLKNVGDNVLIGEPIALVGQSGGVNQSGLYFEIRHKGKPVNPKLWCR, via the coding sequence GTGAGTAATAACGCCTCGATTATCAAGCTAAAAAACATATGGCGCACGGTAGTGGTACTGTGCGCCGTATTGCCGTGGTTAGGATTTGCTTCACAGACTCAACAACAAGCAACCAAAGAAGATTTAAACGATATAAAGCAACAAATTAAGTCACAGCAACAGCAGCTTAAAAGCAATGACCAAGAGCGTCAAAAAGTCGAGGAACAACTTAAGCAAGACGACTTGTTGATTGCCCAATTAGCAACAAAATTACGCGCAACGCAAAACCAGCAACAACAAACCAAGCAACGTTTAGCGGAATTAAACACTCAGCAAAAACAACTTGTAGAACAAAAACATCAACAAGAACAACTATTAGCCGAGCAACTACGCAGCGCCTATTCCGCGGGACATCACGATTATATTAAACTGCTCCTTAACCAACAAAAACCTGAGCAAGTTCAACGCACATTAACCTATTATCAATACTTAAATGATGCGCGTATTAGCAGTATCAGTAACTTTACTGAATTATTGGAAAAGATTAATCAAGTAGAACAGCAACAACAACAACAAGCACAACAACTGCAAAAACTTATCGAACAACAACAACAGCAACGTCAACTGCTGGTTCAAAAACAAACACAACGACAAACAACACTTGATGAATTAAGTGCCCAAATCACCACCTCTAAGCAGCGTCTGAAAAAGCTCGAAGGTGAAGAGAAATCACTGATCCGCACTTTGGCAAAAATACAAGCATCACTGCGCGAACAGAATGAGTTCAATGGTTTAAGCAAATTAAAACGTAAACTAAAATGGCCTGTCAAAGGCCGTGTCGCTCACGCTTTTGGTAGCCGTAAGCAAGGTTATTTACGCTGGAAAGGGGTACTGATGCATGCGCCTGTTGGCCGGCAAGTTAATGCTATTCACAATGGTACGGTGTTGTTCGCTGATTGGCTAAAAGGCTACGGTTTAGTGATTGTAATTGATCACGGTGATGGCTACATGAGTCTTTACGGTCACAATCAAGCGTTACTAAAAAATGTCGGTGACAATGTCCTTATTGGCGAGCCTATCGCTCTCGTTGGCCAGTCAGGCGGGGTAAATCAATCAGGCTTGTATTTTGAAATCCGTCATAAAGGTAAACCGGTTAACCCCAAACTCTGGTGTCGCTAG
- a CDS encoding acyl-CoA ligase (AMP-forming), exosortase A system-associated, whose amino-acid sequence MLTQIHDIIFANHEPSKTAITHGKHSLSYRQLQQQTEHIASSLVAFGVEHFDRVGIYLPKTFEFVLTTFATSKAGGVFVPINPILKAPQVEYIINDCDIKVLVTSWARFVQIQANLDSLASLQTVIITDDIKAPTEQFNQLAIISWHAISQQGDLPDATCPNTSDDMAAIFYTSGSTGKPKGVVLSHANIIIGAQSVAKYLNNSQADKILAVLPFSFDYGFSQLTTGLLVGGEVIMLDYLLANDVLNAIEKHQITGLAAVPPLWTQLCKLDWQNKARSLRYITNSGGAMSPSLLEQIIAKVPQVTPYLMYGLTEAFRSTYLAPEKVKQKPNSIGQAIPNAEIKVLRADGSECDIDEPGELVHLGPLVSLGYWNNPDKTSARFKYAPQKPNGIINKKMAVYSGDIVSKDADGDLYFVSRNDEMIKSSGYRISPTEVEECLMQSQLVDDCVVLGCKHQELGQAILAIVSLRQKDLANPQLLLNKYCQQNLPNFMVPADITVLDELPKNDNGKLDRASLAKRYQQHFE is encoded by the coding sequence ATGTTAACGCAAATACACGACATCATATTTGCTAACCATGAACCATCAAAAACTGCCATCACTCATGGCAAGCACAGTCTAAGCTACCGACAATTGCAGCAGCAAACCGAGCATATAGCGTCTTCTTTAGTGGCGTTTGGTGTTGAACATTTTGATCGTGTGGGGATTTATCTCCCCAAAACTTTCGAGTTTGTACTGACAACCTTTGCGACAAGTAAGGCTGGTGGCGTTTTTGTGCCAATAAATCCGATTTTAAAGGCTCCACAAGTGGAGTACATCATTAACGATTGTGATATCAAAGTATTAGTCACAAGCTGGGCGCGCTTTGTACAAATTCAAGCAAACCTTGATAGTCTCGCGAGCTTACAAACGGTGATCATTACCGATGACATAAAGGCGCCCACTGAACAGTTCAATCAGTTAGCGATTATTAGCTGGCATGCAATTAGCCAGCAGGGTGACTTACCCGACGCCACATGCCCCAATACATCGGATGATATGGCTGCCATCTTTTATACGTCAGGCAGCACAGGAAAGCCTAAAGGTGTCGTGCTTTCCCATGCCAATATCATTATTGGTGCACAATCAGTCGCCAAATACCTTAACAATTCACAAGCCGACAAAATACTCGCGGTTTTGCCATTCAGCTTCGATTACGGCTTTAGCCAGCTTACCACTGGCCTGCTCGTTGGTGGAGAAGTGATTATGCTCGACTATTTGCTAGCTAATGATGTCCTAAATGCTATCGAAAAACACCAAATTACTGGCTTAGCCGCGGTGCCACCATTATGGACGCAACTATGTAAATTAGACTGGCAAAATAAAGCTCGCAGTTTACGCTATATCACTAATTCAGGTGGCGCGATGAGCCCTAGTTTGCTCGAACAGATCATCGCTAAGGTCCCACAAGTTACCCCATATTTAATGTACGGTTTAACAGAAGCCTTTCGTTCCACATATCTTGCTCCTGAAAAAGTAAAGCAAAAACCTAACTCTATTGGTCAAGCAATCCCCAACGCCGAAATAAAAGTGCTGCGAGCAGATGGTAGCGAATGCGATATTGATGAGCCTGGTGAGTTAGTACATCTTGGCCCTTTAGTGTCGCTCGGTTATTGGAATAACCCCGATAAAACCAGCGCTCGATTTAAGTATGCACCACAAAAGCCCAATGGCATCATCAATAAAAAAATGGCTGTCTACTCAGGTGATATCGTTAGTAAAGATGCTGATGGCGATTTATATTTTGTCAGCCGTAATGACGAAATGATAAAAAGCTCAGGCTACCGAATTAGTCCCACGGAGGTCGAAGAGTGCTTAATGCAATCGCAATTAGTCGATGACTGTGTGGTGCTAGGCTGTAAGCATCAAGAATTAGGGCAGGCTATTTTAGCCATTGTTAGCTTGCGACAAAAGGATTTGGCTAACCCGCAATTATTACTCAACAAATACTGCCAACAAAATCTGCCTAACTTTATGGTGCCTGCCGATATCACCGTGTTGGATGAGTTACCCAAAAATGATAACGGTAAGTTGGATAGAGCATCGCTAGCTAAACGCTACCAACAACACTTCGAGTAA
- a CDS encoding rhodanese-like domain-containing protein has protein sequence MDQFITFAANNQLLTMLWLAIATMLVVSIVKSKLSKVTEINNQQLTLQVNREDGIIVDIRNDGEFKKGHIIGSKQLSMEKINNNNFQGLENSKDKPIIVVCTAGISAVKAANALSKAGFEKVSVLKGGFNAWQSASLPIAK, from the coding sequence ATGGATCAATTTATCACTTTTGCAGCGAACAATCAGCTATTAACCATGTTGTGGTTAGCAATTGCGACAATGCTTGTTGTTTCGATTGTAAAAAGCAAGCTGTCTAAGGTTACCGAAATTAATAACCAGCAACTGACTCTGCAAGTGAACCGTGAAGATGGCATTATTGTTGATATCCGCAATGACGGTGAATTTAAAAAGGGCCACATTATCGGCTCTAAACAATTGTCGATGGAAAAAATCAATAATAATAACTTTCAAGGTCTTGAAAACAGTAAAGACAAACCCATTATAGTGGTATGTACGGCTGGAATTTCGGCTGTTAAGGCGGCCAATGCCTTATCTAAAGCAGGCTTTGAGAAGGTCAGTGTGCTTAAAGGCGGTTTTAATGCTTGGCAAAGTGCCAGTCTACCAATTGCAAAATAA
- the gpmM gene encoding 2,3-bisphosphoglycerate-independent phosphoglycerate mutase yields the protein MSNKKTMVLLILDGWGYRENTESNAIFHAHTPVLDNLMKTYPNMLIETSGMAVGLPEGQMGNSEVGHVNLGAGRIVYQDFTRITKAIDDGSFCETPALTNAIDNAVNNDKAVHVFGLMSPGGVHSHEDHIFALLDMAKARGANKVYLHAFLDGRDTPPRSAEASLKKAEQKFAELGNGQVASIIGRYYAMDRDQRWERVEQAYDLMVDGIGQYSADDAVSALQQAYQRDENDEFVSATAIKTPDGKTITIEDGDAMIFMNFRADRARQFTRCFTDSDFAGFTRKRVPNIGDFVMLTEYAADIDTSVAFPTEDLVNVLGEWLEQHNKTQLRISETEKYAHVTFFFSGGREDTFAGEDRVLVPSPQVATYDMQPEMNSGLLTDKLVEAIDSGKYDLIVCNYPNGDMVGHTGKFDAAVKACEAVDSAIGRVVDALQRNGGECLITADHGNAEMMVNAATGQAHTAHTCEPVPLIYVGRNASVKPTGALSDIAPTLLHLMAMEQPEQMTGQALMQLSE from the coding sequence ATGAGCAACAAAAAAACCATGGTATTACTTATCCTTGATGGTTGGGGATATCGTGAGAACACTGAGTCTAATGCTATTTTCCACGCGCATACGCCGGTATTAGATAACCTAATGAAAACCTATCCAAACATGTTAATTGAAACATCTGGTATGGCCGTTGGTCTACCTGAAGGGCAAATGGGTAACTCAGAAGTTGGTCATGTAAATCTTGGTGCTGGCCGCATCGTCTATCAAGATTTCACGCGTATCACCAAAGCTATAGACGATGGTAGCTTTTGTGAAACTCCAGCATTAACCAACGCCATTGATAACGCTGTTAACAACGATAAGGCGGTTCATGTATTTGGATTGATGTCGCCTGGTGGCGTACACAGTCATGAAGACCATATTTTTGCACTACTCGACATGGCTAAAGCTCGCGGTGCAAACAAAGTGTATCTACACGCCTTTCTTGACGGCCGTGATACACCACCTCGTAGCGCTGAGGCGTCGTTAAAAAAGGCAGAACAAAAGTTTGCCGAGCTTGGTAACGGTCAAGTCGCGTCGATTATTGGTCGCTATTATGCAATGGATCGCGATCAACGTTGGGAACGTGTAGAACAAGCCTATGACTTAATGGTTGACGGTATTGGCCAATATTCTGCTGACGATGCCGTTAGCGCCTTACAACAAGCCTATCAACGCGATGAAAACGACGAATTCGTTAGTGCAACAGCCATTAAAACGCCTGATGGTAAAACCATTACTATTGAAGATGGCGATGCGATGATCTTTATGAACTTCAGGGCTGATCGTGCACGTCAATTTACCCGCTGCTTTACCGATAGTGATTTCGCTGGCTTTACACGTAAACGTGTGCCAAATATTGGCGATTTTGTGATGTTAACCGAATATGCAGCCGATATTGATACCAGCGTAGCATTTCCTACTGAAGATCTGGTCAATGTATTGGGTGAATGGCTAGAGCAACACAATAAAACCCAGCTGCGCATTTCAGAAACTGAAAAGTATGCGCATGTCACATTCTTTTTTAGTGGTGGCCGTGAAGATACCTTTGCTGGTGAAGATCGTGTTTTAGTGCCATCACCGCAAGTTGCCACGTACGACATGCAGCCAGAAATGAATTCAGGGCTGCTTACCGACAAATTAGTCGAAGCGATTGATAGTGGTAAGTACGACCTTATTGTTTGTAACTACCCAAATGGCGACATGGTCGGCCATACAGGCAAATTCGATGCTGCGGTAAAAGCCTGTGAAGCGGTTGATAGCGCAATCGGCCGAGTAGTTGACGCATTACAACGCAACGGTGGTGAGTGTCTAATTACAGCTGACCACGGTAATGCCGAAATGATGGTGAATGCGGCAACCGGACAAGCGCATACCGCGCATACTTGTGAGCCGGTGCCATTGATCTATGTTGGTCGCAATGCAAGTGTTAAACCAACGGGCGCTTTGAGCGATATAGCCCCCACTTTATTACACCTAATGGCAATGGAACAGCCTGAACAAATGACAGGCCAAGCATTGATGCAGCTGAGTGAGTAA
- a CDS encoding divergent polysaccharide deacetylase family protein, with product MRILFLLFCIFIADARAQQHSNKLAIVIDDIGYRASDRDTLALPKEVTLSVLPHTPFGRDLAILANAQQREVLLHVPMQSVYNLLLGPGALTSDMDEASVRKTLEASIADIPYVIGINNHMGSLLTQKFEPMSWTMRFLKEKQLFFLDSKTSANSQAQQVAQRQGVPSLHRHIFLDNKRNEAYIERQFYKMLEMSKQNQQTVAIAHPHPPTIRVLKRMLPLLQKHRIDLVSISELLPTQQYASQHSSAVPNTNDISVENRSDAVSPND from the coding sequence GTGCGGATACTGTTTTTACTTTTTTGCATATTCATCGCTGATGCTCGTGCACAGCAACATTCAAACAAGCTAGCTATCGTCATTGATGACATTGGTTATCGCGCCAGTGATCGCGATACCTTAGCTTTACCAAAAGAAGTGACCCTGTCCGTCCTGCCGCATACACCATTTGGTCGCGATCTTGCTATTTTAGCCAATGCTCAACAACGAGAAGTCTTATTGCATGTACCCATGCAGTCGGTCTACAACCTGTTATTAGGTCCAGGTGCCCTGACATCGGATATGGATGAAGCCAGTGTCCGCAAAACATTAGAAGCGTCGATTGCAGATATCCCTTATGTTATTGGTATCAATAATCATATGGGCAGTTTGCTGACGCAAAAATTTGAACCCATGTCTTGGACGATGCGTTTCTTAAAAGAAAAGCAATTATTTTTTCTTGATTCAAAAACCAGTGCTAACTCGCAAGCTCAACAAGTCGCGCAGCGTCAAGGCGTCCCCAGCTTACATCGTCACATATTTCTCGATAATAAGCGCAACGAAGCCTACATAGAGCGCCAGTTTTATAAGATGCTAGAAATGAGTAAGCAAAATCAACAAACAGTAGCTATTGCCCACCCGCACCCGCCAACTATTCGCGTGCTAAAACGTATGTTACCATTACTGCAAAAGCATCGTATTGATCTGGTAAGTATTTCCGAATTACTGCCAACGCAACAATATGCAAGCCAACATTCATCAGCAGTACCAAATACCAATGACATCTCGGTTGAAAACCGTAGTGATGCGGTTAGCCCAAATGACTAA
- the grxC gene encoding glutaredoxin 3, producing MANVVLYTRHTCGFCFRAKALLQRKQIAFDEISIDDYPEKRDEMIQRSGGGMTVPQIFINNKPIGGCDDLYALEYRGELDALLAEK from the coding sequence ATGGCAAACGTTGTTTTATATACGCGACATACCTGTGGTTTTTGTTTCCGCGCCAAGGCGCTGTTACAGCGCAAGCAAATTGCGTTCGATGAAATTAGTATCGATGACTATCCTGAAAAACGCGATGAGATGATTCAGCGTAGCGGTGGCGGCATGACAGTACCGCAAATCTTTATTAACAATAAGCCGATTGGTGGTTGTGACGATTTGTATGCGCTGGAATATCGTGGCGAGCTTGACGCATTATTGGCAGAAAAATAG
- a CDS encoding serine protease: MYKLFPLLLLLLMLPFSVALATPLSDTVKKVKPAVVGVGVYDPTGRPQNQLWGTGFVIGDGRYVVTNHHVIDGAVKASDNQQQVVFIGSGQAVDIRPAKVVAFSREHDLAILAIRGNSLPALKLASLALQTEGNTIAFTGFPIGASLGLYPATHRGIISAITPVVIPSNSSTKLTPAMIKRLKNPYLVYQLDAVAYPGNSGSPVYLQDSGEVIAIVNKVFVKKTKEAALSSPSGITYAIPVKYLYQLIEQARIDI, translated from the coding sequence ATGTACAAATTATTTCCTTTACTTTTGTTACTGCTGATGTTGCCATTTAGTGTGGCTCTCGCCACACCATTATCTGATACGGTAAAAAAAGTAAAACCCGCGGTTGTTGGCGTTGGTGTTTATGATCCGACAGGAAGGCCACAAAATCAGCTATGGGGGACTGGTTTTGTGATTGGCGACGGCCGCTATGTTGTGACCAATCATCATGTCATTGATGGCGCAGTAAAGGCTAGTGATAATCAACAGCAAGTGGTGTTTATTGGCAGTGGTCAGGCGGTTGACATCCGTCCTGCTAAGGTCGTGGCATTTTCTCGTGAACATGATTTAGCCATTTTAGCTATCCGCGGTAACTCATTGCCGGCGTTAAAATTAGCCTCCCTAGCATTGCAAACGGAAGGCAATACTATTGCTTTTACCGGGTTTCCCATAGGTGCTAGTTTAGGCTTATATCCTGCAACGCATCGAGGCATTATTTCAGCGATCACGCCCGTTGTTATTCCATCGAATTCATCGACAAAACTTACTCCAGCGATGATTAAACGCCTTAAAAATCCCTATTTAGTTTATCAACTTGATGCTGTCGCCTATCCAGGCAACAGTGGCAGTCCGGTTTATTTGCAAGATAGTGGTGAAGTGATAGCGATAGTGAATAAGGTATTTGTTAAAAAAACCAAAGAGGCGGCGTTAAGCTCTCCCTCGGGCATCACCTACGCGATTCCTGTTAAGTATTTATATCAATTGATTGAGCAGGCCCGCATTGATATTTAA
- the prsT gene encoding XrtA/PEP-CTERM system TPR-repeat protein PrsT, translating into MYYRQLLCCFAVLFLFACSDSYRAEKAISKAENHLTSKRYKAAEVELKSLIQKQPEQAKARFLLGKAYFFNGNLMRASKELLRAQELGYANEELLPYLLRTYILTDQTTLVDATIASYYGERRDLKAMLNAIAGVYFAIRENQEANTYLDKAIAQAQAEDFYAKLSNISLLYVKGEHELVLQLLQPLIAQDNEFSEALLLKSMTLNQRQETDLAIDAFAEYIAMHSYNLLANVRYVELLIEQEAWQRADRAVTRFLSLFPGYTALHVQKAEIKFKQRDYKVAIEFANKLINSGMVNFKASLIAGLSYYELDNYQMAYKNLKDIEPYLQSQHVAYKVLSDVKFKLGYVDEAIASVEQLESSEDEDFILLEQASIGSIMAGDKEQAQQYIDKIDKLELNDPGKLQQLGLLKMSVGDESAYDDLQLAIEKEPKLHRARAGLLYSYLRDNDLENAERTAQQWLDQAGDSEFGHLAWALIYKYQNKLPSAKQAYQKALSVNAKSESALYNLAILALREANPEKATNYLHQLFTVTGKHVGGFALLLQNYKRLDTEALTALLQESWLALPEQEQPSHENLLLTIVQLYEMTEQRSAAIRLLENHQSVFANSPGFLSLASKIHSRGKNFEIAENLAEALAKARPDSLAAHLNVLSVLESKQDYQQALFRARLLSKQFPKNQNLQVVQAFYLANLQKLAEAKQIIKNVDREQVEPSVMYSYLVQEAKSEGNYQQMEQLAKTLYQQFPSLRSATFYIRSLTLQNKMQEAIQFIDNAQQRVGNDRVLENLKAELSVNTDPNYSLDYYQQQVDRDPNNFIALNNLAWSALQAEKYDIGLRAAKKAHQIAPEHSQVIDTLAQAYLKNKQYENAEQLLAKELEKLPVDVKIIHYYAEALINQGKTDLSRQVIKDLPDSEQKQHLEKLLNQNM; encoded by the coding sequence GTGTATTATCGTCAACTTCTTTGCTGCTTCGCTGTTCTTTTTTTGTTTGCTTGTAGCGATAGCTATCGTGCCGAGAAAGCAATATCTAAAGCGGAAAATCACTTAACATCTAAACGTTACAAAGCTGCAGAAGTTGAGCTGAAAAGCTTAATTCAAAAACAACCGGAACAAGCCAAAGCGCGTTTTTTATTAGGTAAGGCGTACTTCTTTAATGGTAATTTAATGCGTGCCAGTAAAGAGCTGTTGCGAGCACAGGAGCTTGGTTATGCTAATGAAGAATTATTACCGTATTTGCTACGGACTTATATCCTCACCGATCAAACGACACTAGTTGATGCAACCATAGCCAGTTATTACGGTGAACGAAGAGATCTCAAGGCGATGCTGAATGCCATCGCTGGGGTGTATTTCGCGATTCGTGAAAATCAAGAGGCAAACACATATCTAGATAAGGCCATAGCCCAAGCTCAAGCGGAAGACTTCTATGCCAAGTTGAGTAACATCAGCTTATTGTATGTTAAAGGCGAACACGAGCTCGTTTTGCAGTTACTGCAACCTTTAATTGCTCAAGATAACGAGTTTTCAGAAGCGCTGTTATTAAAATCCATGACGTTAAATCAGCGCCAGGAAACCGATCTCGCTATTGACGCTTTTGCCGAATATATAGCTATGCATAGCTATAATTTACTGGCGAATGTTCGCTATGTTGAGCTATTAATAGAGCAAGAGGCGTGGCAGAGAGCAGATAGAGCAGTAACGCGCTTTTTAAGCTTATTCCCCGGCTATACCGCATTGCATGTGCAAAAAGCAGAAATTAAGTTCAAACAACGAGACTACAAAGTAGCGATAGAGTTTGCTAATAAACTGATCAATTCAGGTATGGTTAATTTTAAAGCCAGTTTAATAGCCGGGTTAAGTTATTATGAGCTTGATAATTATCAAATGGCTTATAAGAACCTCAAGGACATTGAACCTTATTTACAGTCACAACACGTCGCTTACAAAGTATTATCGGATGTGAAATTTAAGCTTGGTTATGTCGATGAGGCAATCGCATCGGTTGAGCAACTCGAATCTAGCGAAGATGAAGACTTTATACTTTTAGAGCAAGCCAGCATTGGTTCGATCATGGCTGGAGACAAAGAGCAAGCGCAGCAATACATTGATAAAATTGATAAATTAGAGTTGAACGATCCCGGTAAGCTTCAACAACTTGGTTTATTAAAAATGTCTGTTGGTGATGAATCTGCTTATGACGATTTACAGCTTGCGATAGAAAAAGAGCCTAAACTCCATCGAGCAAGAGCAGGCCTATTGTACAGTTATTTACGTGATAATGACTTAGAAAATGCAGAGCGAACAGCGCAGCAATGGCTAGACCAAGCCGGTGACTCTGAATTTGGTCATTTAGCTTGGGCGTTAATATATAAATATCAAAACAAGTTACCGTCAGCAAAGCAGGCTTACCAGAAGGCACTTTCCGTGAATGCTAAGAGTGAAAGTGCTTTGTATAACCTTGCAATACTTGCCCTTAGAGAGGCAAACCCCGAAAAAGCGACAAACTATCTGCATCAGCTCTTTACGGTGACAGGGAAGCATGTTGGTGGCTTTGCTTTGTTATTACAAAACTATAAAAGGCTAGATACTGAAGCGCTAACGGCACTGTTACAGGAGTCTTGGCTAGCATTACCTGAACAAGAGCAGCCATCACACGAAAATTTATTACTGACGATCGTTCAACTGTATGAGATGACAGAGCAGCGATCGGCAGCCATTAGGTTATTGGAAAATCATCAGTCGGTCTTTGCCAATAGTCCAGGGTTTCTATCGCTAGCATCAAAAATACATTCACGCGGAAAAAATTTTGAGATAGCCGAAAATTTAGCTGAAGCTTTAGCTAAAGCTCGCCCTGATTCTTTAGCGGCACACCTGAATGTCCTGTCGGTTCTTGAATCAAAGCAAGATTATCAACAAGCGCTTTTCCGTGCTCGCTTGCTTAGTAAGCAGTTCCCCAAAAATCAAAATTTACAGGTTGTTCAAGCGTTTTACTTAGCTAATTTACAAAAACTGGCAGAAGCAAAACAAATTATCAAAAACGTAGATAGAGAGCAGGTGGAACCAAGTGTCATGTATTCGTATTTGGTGCAGGAAGCTAAATCAGAAGGCAACTATCAGCAAATGGAACAATTAGCGAAAACCTTATACCAGCAGTTTCCAAGCCTTCGTTCCGCAACTTTTTATATACGATCATTAACATTGCAAAATAAAATGCAAGAAGCCATTCAGTTTATTGATAATGCACAGCAACGGGTAGGCAATGATCGAGTATTAGAAAATTTAAAAGCAGAGCTCTCAGTGAATACAGACCCCAACTATTCATTAGACTACTATCAGCAACAAGTTGATCGTGATCCTAATAACTTTATTGCCTTAAATAACCTCGCTTGGTCAGCATTGCAAGCTGAGAAATATGATATAGGTTTACGAGCGGCGAAAAAGGCACACCAGATAGCACCTGAGCATTCGCAAGTGATTGACACATTAGCGCAAGCATACCTGAAAAATAAGCAGTATGAAAACGCCGAACAGCTACTAGCAAAAGAGCTTGAGAAGTTACCAGTCGATGTAAAAATTATTCACTATTATGCTGAAGCATTAATTAATCAGGGCAAGACGGATTTGTCTCGGCAAGTAATAAAGGACTTGCCTGATAGCGAGCAAAAACAACACCTTGAAAAGCTTCTCAATCAAAATATGTAA
- a CDS encoding pyridoxal-dependent decarboxylase, exosortase A system-associated encodes MNSKPTHQQHPLLNTDHNEVHIGGKSVSEIKHILGDTPFYAYDRAMITERVTTLRAMLPDEIKLHYAIKANPFAPVVHHLANLVDGFDVASSQEMLIALQTGMLANEISFAGPGKSDDDLLAAIIAGVVLHIESKNELARAIDIANQQRLRANIALRINPAFELKSSGMKMAGGPKQFGIDEEQVADLLQSLDHQTINFKGFHIFAGSQNLNNEAIIEAQQNTFRLAATLCSLLPENPEYINIGGGLGIPYFPGEQSLPLSAIADNLSHLLEQYQAQLNGVDIVMELGRYFVAEAGVYVCQVVDVKHSRGENYLVCDGGLHHHLANSGNFGQVLRKNYPVAVANKLQQEKDQMYQVVGPLCTPLDIVASNLQAPDTSVGDLIAVMQSGAYGYSASPHDFLSQKQCQQILL; translated from the coding sequence ATGAACAGTAAACCGACACATCAACAACATCCATTACTAAATACTGATCACAATGAGGTTCATATTGGTGGCAAGTCCGTATCAGAGATTAAACATATACTTGGCGATACACCTTTTTATGCTTATGACCGTGCCATGATAACTGAGCGGGTGACAACGTTAAGAGCCATGTTGCCAGATGAGATCAAATTGCACTATGCAATCAAAGCAAACCCTTTTGCGCCTGTCGTTCACCACCTCGCCAATCTCGTTGATGGTTTTGATGTCGCGTCTAGCCAAGAAATGCTAATCGCTCTGCAAACAGGCATGTTAGCAAACGAGATCAGTTTCGCAGGCCCAGGTAAATCTGATGATGATTTACTGGCGGCAATCATTGCCGGCGTAGTTTTACACATCGAGTCTAAAAATGAATTGGCTCGTGCCATTGATATTGCTAATCAACAACGGCTGCGCGCTAATATAGCACTACGAATAAACCCCGCATTTGAACTGAAATCTTCCGGTATGAAAATGGCTGGAGGCCCCAAACAATTTGGTATTGATGAAGAACAAGTTGCCGATTTATTGCAGAGTCTAGATCATCAGACCATAAATTTTAAAGGCTTTCATATCTTTGCAGGTTCACAAAACCTCAATAATGAAGCCATTATTGAGGCGCAACAAAACACATTTCGCTTAGCCGCGACATTGTGCTCCTTGCTGCCAGAAAACCCCGAGTACATTAATATTGGTGGCGGCCTTGGTATCCCCTATTTTCCTGGCGAGCAATCATTACCTTTGTCGGCTATTGCGGATAATCTCAGCCATTTACTTGAGCAATATCAAGCTCAACTTAATGGTGTTGATATCGTTATGGAACTTGGTCGCTATTTTGTTGCCGAAGCGGGAGTGTATGTTTGCCAAGTGGTCGATGTAAAGCACTCTCGTGGAGAAAACTATCTAGTGTGTGATGGCGGCTTGCATCACCATTTAGCCAATTCGGGAAACTTTGGCCAAGTCCTGAGAAAGAATTATCCTGTCGCAGTAGCCAACAAACTGCAGCAAGAAAAAGATCAAATGTATCAAGTAGTTGGTCCGCTGTGCACGCCTCTCGATATTGTCGCCAGTAACTTACAAGCTCCAGATACTTCGGTCGGTGATTTAATTGCCGTGATGCAATCGGGTGCTTATGGCTATAGCGCTAGCCCACATGACTTTCTAAGTCAAAAGCAATGTCAGCAAATCCTGCTTTAA